One part of the Phoenix dactylifera cultivar Barhee BC4 unplaced genomic scaffold, palm_55x_up_171113_PBpolish2nd_filt_p 001516F, whole genome shotgun sequence genome encodes these proteins:
- the LOC120108725 gene encoding uncharacterized protein LOC120108725, translated as MFEDDEEDLDYESYSRRGKKADDSKDNNLGSIKMKIPIFQGKNDPELYLEWERKVEHVFDCHNYSNEKKVKLAAVEFTDYASIWWDQLMISRRRIGERPIRSWEDMKLVMRKRFVPSHYYRDLHRKLQGLVQGSMSVEDYYKEMEMAMIKANIEEDREATMARFIGGLNKEVADVVELQHYVEMEELLHKAIKIEKQIKSKGSKSGLASSSTWKSNWKDNKSASKTKEDAKPKDSVAISKGKTETNTSSKSRNVKCFRCQGFGHIASQCPNKRIMIMLENGDIESASSSEDEMPPLENCSDIDIEEPVHGDMLVTRRALSIQPKDDGDKEQREHIFHTRCHVKGKVCTMIIDSGSCTNVASTLLVDKLELPTMKHPNPYKLQWLNECGEVRVNKQVLVSFSIGKYTDEILCDVAPMHASHILLGRPWQFDRKVTHNGYKNHYSFMMNNRTVVLTPLKPLQAYEDQIRIARECKKREGESERKNANERSEIESREKSIQKKEKSKKMSVFAEKNEVKSVMFSRQQLLVLMYKDVYLSTNDLNPSLPSVVVTLLQEFEDIFPKEIPNGLPPLRGIEHQIDFMPGSTIPNRPAYRANPEETKEIQRQVDELVKKGIVRESLSPCSVPVILVPKKDRTWRMCVDCRAINKITVKYRHPIPRLDDMLDELHGSCLFSKIDLRNGYYQIRMKEGDEWKTSFKTKYGLYEWLVMPFGLTNAPSTFMRLMNHVLRAFIGQFVVVYFDDILVYSKNLDEHEQHLHAVFSKLREHQLYANLKKCTFCMESVVFLGFVVSSQGISMDEEKVKAIRDWPTPKNANEHEQAFTDLKDKLTNAPLLSLPNFDKAFEVECDASGIGIGAVLMQDSKPIAYFSEKLSGAALNYPTYDKELYALVRTLQTWQHYLWPREFIIHSDHESLKFLKSQGKLNKRHAKWLEFIETFPYFIKYKHGKENIVADALSRSFNPLTPLDILSLPTKERANLDGKQKAEFVKDLHAKVRANIEKKNEQYAKQANKGRVKIVFEPGDWV; from the exons TTAGTCGGCGAAGGATTGGAGAAAGGCCAATTCGGTCATGGGAAGATATGAAATTGGTAATGCGCAAGAGATTTGTACCTAGCCATTACTATAGAGATTTACATAGAAAGTTACAAGGGCTGGTTCAAGGCTCCATGAGTGTGGAAGACTATTATAAAGAAATGGAGATGGCAATGATTAAAGCTAATATAGAGGAAGATCGAGAGGCTACCATGGCAAGATTTATTGGAGGCTTAAACAAAGAGGTTGCTGATGTGGTTGAATTGCAACACTATGTGGAGATGGAGGAGCTGTTGCACAAGGCCATCAAAATAGAAAAGCAAATCAAGTCCAAAGGATCCAAATCGGGTTTGGCTTCTAGTTCCACATGGAAGTCTAATTGGAAGGATAACAAATCTGcctcaaaaacaaaagaagatgcaaagcCAAAAGATTCGGTTGCTATTTCAAAAGGTAAAACCGAAACTAACACTTCTTCTAAATCACGTAATGTTAAGTGTTTTAGGTGCCAAGGATTTGGGCATATTGCTTCCCAATGCCCAAACAAGAGGATTATGATTATGTTGGAGAATGGTGACATTGAAAGTGCTAGTTCAAGTGAGGATGAGATGCCACCCTTAGAAAATTGCAGTGATATTGACATTGAAGAACCTGTACATGGAGATATGTTGGTGACAAGAAGAGCACTAAGCATCCAGCCTAAGGATGATGGTGATAAGGAGCAACGTGAACATATTTTCCATACTAGATGTCATGTGAAGGGAAAGGTATGTACCATGATTATTGATAGCGGAAGCTGCACTAATGTTGCTAGTACTTTGTTAGTAGATAAGCTGGAGTTACCCACCATGAAGCATCCTAATCCATACAAGTTGCAATGGTTAAATGAATGTGGAGAAGTGAGGGTAAACAagcaagtgctcgtttcattttcaattggCAAATACACAGATGAGATTCTTTGTGATGTGGCACCAATGCATGCTAGTCATATTTTGCTTGGACGACCATGGCAGTTTGATAGGAAGGTTACACACAATGGATACAAAAACCATTATTCTTTTATGATGAACAACCGCACTGTAGTCCTAACCCCTCTCAAACCTTTGCAAGCTTATGAAGATCAGATTCGGATAGCGAGAGAGtgtaaaaagagagaaggtgAGTCCGAGAGGAAAAATGCAAATGAAAGGAGTGAGATTGAGAGCAGAGAGAAAAgtattcaaaaaaaagagaaaagtaaaaaaatgagTGTGTTTGCTGAAAAAAATGAGGTTAAGAGTGTTATGTTCTCAAGACAGCAACTACTTGTACTTATGTACAAGGATGTTTATCTTTCTACTAACGATCTTAACCCCTCCTTGCCTAGTGTTGTAGTGACTTTATTGCAGGAATTTGAGGACATATTTCCAAAAGAGATTCCTAATGGACTACCACCCTTAAGAGGCATTGAGCATCAAATAGACTTCATGCCCGGTTCTACCATTCCAAACAGACCTGCATATAGAGCTAATCCCGAAGAAACAAAGGAAATCCAAAGGCAAGTGGATGAGCTGGTGAAAAAGGGAATTGTCAGAGAAAGTCTTAGCCCATGTTCGGTTCCTGTCATCCTAGTCCCAAAGAAAGATAGAAcatggcgcatgtgtgtggatTGCCGAGCCATCAACAAAATAACAGTTAAGTATAGACATCCTATCCCAAGAttagatgatatgcttgatgaattacatggctcttgtttgttttctaaaATTGATTTGAGAAATGGCTACTATCAAATTCGTATGAAAGAGGGAGATGAATGGAAGACATCATTCAAAACTAAATATGGATTGTATGAGTGGTTAGTGATGCCTTTTGGTTTAACTAATGCACCTAGTACTTTCATGAGATTGATGAATCATGTTTTGCGTGCTTTCATAGGTCAATTTGTGGTAGTTtactttgatgatattttagtCTATAGTAAGAACTTGGATGAACATGAACAACATTTGCATGCTGTTTTTAGCAAATTGAGAGAACACCAATTATATGCTAATCTTAAGAAGTGTACATTTTGCATGGAATCTGTTGTATTTCTTGGTTTTGTTGTTAGTTCTCAAGGTATTAGCATGGATGAGGAGAAGGTGAAGGCAATCAGGGACTGGCCTACACCTAAGAATGCGAACgag catgaacaagctttcactgATTTGAAAGATAAGCTAACTAATGCACCTTTGTTAagtttgcctaactttgataaagCTTTTGAAGTTGAATGTGATGCATCCGGAATTGGAATAGGAGCTGTTTTGATGCAAGATTCAAAACCAATTGCTTATTTTAGTGAAAAGCTAAGTGGGGCAGCCTTGAATTATCCAACATATGACAAAGAACTTTATGCATTAGTGAGAACTCTTCAAACATGGCAGCATTACTTGTGGCCGAGGGAATTCATCATTCATTCTGATCATGAGAGCTTGAAGTTCTTGAAATCCCAGGGTAAGCTTAATAAGAGGCATGCTAAGTGGCTGGAGTTCATAGAAACATTTCCTTATTTCATCAAGTAcaaacatggaaaagaaaatatcGTTGCTGACGCGTTGTCTCGAag CTTTAATCCTTTAACTCCCTTGGATATTCTATCTTTGCCTACTAAAGAACGTGCTAATCTTGATGGAAAGCAAAAGGCAGAATTTGTGAAGGATTTACATGCCAAGGTTCGGGCTAACATTGAAAAGAAGAATGAGCAATATGCTAAGCAAGCCAACAAAGGACGTGTAAAGATTGTTTTTGAACCTGGTGATTGGGTCTGA